DNA from Prosthecobacter vanneervenii:
AAGCACGCAATCACCAGCGGAGTCACTCCATGGAAGATCAATGACGGCTGGCTGAACCACCTGCAGTTCCCGGCAGAAATGAAGGGTATCACTCCACTGGTCTGGTCGGGCAAGGAGAAGCTCGGCTCCCCTGAAGGTGGCGACAAGGACATCGTCGGCTGGGCTTATGAGCGTCCCAGCGGCGGACGCTCCTTCAGCTTCAGCGGGCTGGATGCCCACGGAGCCTGGGAGCAGGCGGGCATGCGTCAGCTGGTGATCAATGGCGTGCTGTGGTCAGCTGGAGTGGGGATTCCTGCCACAGGCGCGAAATGCGAAGCGGACAAGGCGCTGATCGATTCCTTCCTGACACCGCGCATCGCACCACCCAAAAAGGTGAAGCCTGAAGCTGCACCTGCAGCACCTGTCGTGAAGTAGAGAATCTGCGGCCGGTTCAGACATTGGTCTGCAAAATCCCCTTTGCGGACCGCCAACGATTACCTTGAGCGAAATACCTCGCTCATCAGGCATTCAACCAGCAACGTGTTCAGGCCGAGGCCCTGCTTTTTCACCTTGTCGTGCAGCTTGTCGATAATGAAGTCGTCATTCAGCTCCATCGTGCGCCCGGTAGTGTAGGTCAGCACCTGACGAATGAGATGGCGGCTGAAAAGATCGGCGCGGGTATCGTGGATGACCTTCTTGAAGCTGGCAAAGTCCGTGTAGGTTTCGCCTGAGGGAAATTCGCCGGTGGTGTCGATCTTGGGCGCAGGAGTCTTCTTGTTCACCTGCGGGTACTTGGTGCGCCAGCGACCGACGGGGTCGAAAGACTCCAGGCTGAAACCCAGCGGATCAATCTTGCGGTGGCATTCGGCGCAGGCAGCATCGGCACGGTGCTTGGCAAGGCGGTCGCGGATGGTGGTGGCTCCGCTGACATCAGGATCAATCGCCGGCACCACATCCGGCGGCGGGGGCGGCGGCACACCAAGAATGTTTTCGGTGACCCACACGCCGCGCGTGACGGGCGAGGTCTCCACACCATTGGCGCTCACCGTCAGCACGGCAGCCATGCCGAGCAGGCCGCCACGATGCGCATCGCCCTTGAAGCTGACTTTCTTGAAGCCATCGGCCAGGCGCAGGGTCTTTTGCTCGGGCAGGTCGTAGAGCCTGGCCAGTTTCTTGTCCACAAAGCTGTGATCGCAGTCGATGAACTGCAGGACAGAACCGTTGGTTTTTAGCATGTCGCGGAAAAAGAGGCTGGCCTCGGTCTTCATGGAGGTGGGCAGGTCCTCCGCATAATAGGAGCGCACAACCTCGCGTGGCGGCGGCATGCCGCCGAGTTCACGCAGATTCAGCCAGCTGTCCAAAAAGCCGCCGATGAAACCCGTCACACGTTCATCGGCCAGCATGCGCTGAATCTGCTTTTTCAGCTCCGCGTCCTGCGTCAGCTTGCCAGACTTTGCAGAGGCAAGCAGCGCTGCGTCCGGTGGTGCAGCCCACAGAGCATACGCGAGGCGCGAGGCAAGGTCGTAGGGGCTGAGGGTTTTTTCAGACTCAGCGGTAATCTCGCTCAGATAGAGAAAAGAGGGGGAGCACAGGATCAGCTTCAGCGCATCCAGCGCAGCCTGCCGGGGTGTGTTTTTTTCAGCCAGCCGCTTTTCATACAAAGCCTTGATGGGTTGGCGATCAGCGTCAGTAAGCGGACGACGATAGGCCTTCTCCGCAAAGGCATCGAGCTGCTCCAGCGCGTGCGCTTCTTGAAATCCATCCTTGCCAAACACAGCGATCTCCTCGGCTCCGCCTTTCTCTTCAGGCACAGGGCCGTTGATCTTGATATCACTGATGCGGATGTGCGGCAGTTTGCCCTCCAGCAGAATGTGGGCGCGGCCGACGCCTGAAGAACCGACGTCTGCCTTGAACTCGTCCTTGTAGCGTTTGTTGATCGTCACCACCGAGGCGCGGGATTCATACGGGCCGTTGGGGAAGATGAAGCGGGGGGTCTGCCCGGCCTCCAGCCAAACGCGGAATTTAAATACGGTAGGCGTGTTGTCCGGCACCACGGTGCTCGCCAGCAGCGGCTCAATGGCCTGCGGGTAATGAATGTGTCCTTTGGTTACATCTCCAGGCACGACTCCGAGGATGAAGGGCTCGGAGAAGTCGATGCCGAAAATGGCAGGATCATAGTGCGTGTCCCGGTGCAGTGCGACAGCCTCCACTTCGATGTCATAAAGACCGGACACGGGCACTCCCTGCTTGAAGTCCTCGATATGGCCGTAGCCGCCCTGGCGGGTGTCGGTGTTCGGCTGTTCGTAGAGGCAAAGGTAGCGGAAGTTGAAGGCGGACTTGTGAGAGCCCTGCAGTTCTTCGTACTGCACAAAGTGGCTGTTGAAATGCCAGCTCTTTGGCTCGGTGGCCGGCTTGCCCAGTCGTGTTTCCACCAATCGGTTCGCAGACTGGAAATACTGATCCACCAGGAAGCCCGAGGTCACCAAGGACTTGCCGATGTTGTCCATGTGCTGGCTCGTCTTTTCCTTCGGGAAATCGGCTGTGAGCCCCAGGGTATCCACCCGGCGGCCAAACAGCACAGCAAGAGTGTTCTCATACTCGCGGCTGGACAGGCGGCGCATGACCGTGCGGCTGCCCGTGCTCTGGAATTTGCCATAGGCCGCCACCGTGCCATCACGCAGCGCGCGGATCATGGCCAGACGCTCCTCATCGCTGGGCTGGTCCGCTTTTTTCGGCGGCATCTCCTTCAGCGTGAGCTGGTCGATGATGTCACGTGCGTCGATGAGATCCGGGACAGACTTCAGCGGCAGCGCAAATTTCTCAAAGGCACGGTCTCCCTTTTGCACATCGGCATCATGGCACTCCAGGCAGTACTTCCCGAGAAACTGCTGCGCGAGCTTGGGCGCATCGTCTGCCGCATGAACCGTGGTGAGGAGCGTGAGGCAAAGCAGTGCGCTGGAGCGAATTATCGGAGCTGTCATGCTCATCACGAGAAGCGACCCGTGCTGTTGCCAAAGGAGTCCGTCTCCACGCCCATCTTCTGCGCGATGTCCACAAAGAGATTGCACAGCGGCACTTTGTTGATGCCCTCGCGCGGCACTTCACGAAATTCGCCGTGCTTGTAGCCGCCGCCCGCCAGGAGGATGGGCAGGTCGGAGTTTTTGTGCGAGTTGCCGTCGCCCATGCCGCTGCCAAAGAGGACAGTGGTGGAGTCCAGCAGGGTGCGGTCGCCGTCCTTCATTTTGGAAAGACGCGCGACGAACTTGCCGAAATGCTCGATCTGGTACTTCTCCAGCGTGATGAGGCTGGCGATGGCTTCCGGATCATTGCCGTGGTGGGAAAGGCCGTGCCAGTCCTTCTTGATGCCGAGATGCTGCGGCATGAAGTCACCGCCGATCTCCAGCGTAGCGATGCGCGTGCTGTCTGTCTGCAGAGCCAGCGCGATCAGCTCATACAGGATCGGCAGGTCTTCCACCGCGTTGTGGTTCGCAGGCTTGTCAAAGGGGGCCTTCGGCTTCGGCTGGCTGACCCAGCGCTGGCGCAGTTCCAGGCGCTTTTCCACGTCGCGCACAGAGGTCAGGTATTCATCCAGCTTGTCCTTGTCCTCCTTGTTCACACGCTTGGAGAGGCGGTTGGCTTCATCCAGCACGGAGTCGAGGATGGAAGCCTGCACCTGGTTTTCCTGCACGCGGCGTGCCTGGCGCTCCTTGGAGTCGCTGACAAAAAGCTTTTCAAACAACTGCGAAGGATTGGTCACAGGCGGCACACGCACGCCCGACTTCGTCCAGGCGATCTGGCAGCCGCCATGGATGCCGCCTTCGGAGCCAACGGTCAGCGAAGGAAAGCGCGTCTCAAAGCCGATCTCGTCCGCTAGATACTGGTCAATCGTCACATTGCCGTCTGGGCGGTTTTGCGCCTCGGAGTTCAGCACGCCGGAAAGGAAGGAATGCACGGCAAAGTGCCCGCCCTTCACGCCATGATCGAGGCCGCGAAAGACCGTCATGTGGTCGCGGATGTCCCACAGCGGCTCCAGCAGCGTGGTCTTCTCGTAGTCGCGTCCCTTGGTGGTCGGGAAAAGCTGCTTGGTCTGGTAGCCCAGCAGATTGCCGATGGCCACAAACCGACGCGCTCCGGCACCTGCACCCTTGGTGGCCTTCAAGGCGGAATTGCCACCCACATTCGCGGCCATGAGGGAGGGGAGTCCTGGCAGGGCCAGCGAGGTGCCCAGGGATTGAAGGATAAAGCGGCGTCTGTTCATGATTTGGGGGTCTGACTACTACGTAGCCAGACCCCTCAGTGTTGCAGCAGGAAACACGCCCTTTTTACTCAGATTTCAGACCTGCGGTGTTGACGGAAATCACGCGATACTGGTGCTTTTTGCCTGCTTCGGCCTTGGTGTCGGCAAAACGCATCTCCACCAACGGATTGGTAGGAGTGTCGCTGTACTGCAGTCCCTGAAAAATCGGGCGGCCAAAGGGATTCTTCGGCTGCTCCGGCACAGTCCCGACCTGCTCGCCATCGCGCATGATGATGAAATGCGCCAGACCGCTTTCGAGATCGGCCTCAGCTTTCCAGGTCAGCACGTTATCCTTCACCTCCAGGCCCGTGGGCGCAGGCGGCGGTGTGGTATCAGCAATCGCGGTGTCTTTGACATAAGTCATCCAGGCTTTGGCGATAGCCTCGTTTGGCAGCCAGAGCGCCTGGGCCTTGTCTCCGGCAAACTTCTCGGACGGGGTGGCCTCCGTCCCGAGCAGCGGGGCCAGCCAGGCATTCTTGGTAGGCATGGGCTTCAGCGGGTCGCCGCTCTGTTCGGGAAGGCGCGCGCTGAGGCAGGCGTCCAGCCAGAGGATGGTGAAGTAGCGCTGATTGCCGCATTCGTGGCTGGTGAAAGGATCCACGGAAATGCCAATGAGTCCCCCCTTGGCACGCACGGCGGTGAAGAACTTTTCATTGGCGGCCCACGCTCCCGCAAACCGGCCCTCCTTGACAGTCACACCTTCCTTGGTGCCGAGATTGCACATGATGGGCACGCCAGAGATGGCATCCGGCAGCGTGTAGGCCTTGATCGTGGGCCGGGTGGGATTCTCCTCCAGCAGCGGCACGCCGGAGCGCGGGCAGGCGGCTGCCACGCGATCGGGGTGCAGGATGGTCATGCCGCCGGTCCAGTGGCCACCGCCACTGTGCCCCCACAGGGCCCAGGGCACCTTGGAGAGTTCAGGATGACCGGACTTCGCACCGAGATCGGCAAGGGCTTTTTGAAAGGCCTTGTCCGAGCCATTGCGCGGATCACACCACATCTGACAATCCGCCTTCTCCGGCTGCTCATAGGAGGGAGCCAGCAGGGCGCAGCCGTGCTTCTTTGCCAGTGCCTGCCAGTGCAGGTCAAAGGCCCCGGTCAGCCCAGATTTGCAGGAGCCCTCGCCACAGCCATGCTGATGCACGATGACTCCGCGCAGTTTCTTCACCCCCGGAGGCACCCAAACCGTGTAGTTCACGGGGAAAATCAGTTCTCCTGGGGTGGTCGAGGCTTCATAACGCACCCGGTAGTAGGGCGGATCAGCCGCAGGAAAGACATCATACGGCGGCTGCTGTGCCAGCAGAGGGGCAGTGAGCG
Protein-coding regions in this window:
- a CDS encoding DUF1592 domain-containing protein is translated as MTAPIIRSSALLCLTLLTTVHAADDAPKLAQQFLGKYCLECHDADVQKGDRAFEKFALPLKSVPDLIDARDIIDQLTLKEMPPKKADQPSDEERLAMIRALRDGTVAAYGKFQSTGSRTVMRRLSSREYENTLAVLFGRRVDTLGLTADFPKEKTSQHMDNIGKSLVTSGFLVDQYFQSANRLVETRLGKPATEPKSWHFNSHFVQYEELQGSHKSAFNFRYLCLYEQPNTDTRQGGYGHIEDFKQGVPVSGLYDIEVEAVALHRDTHYDPAIFGIDFSEPFILGVVPGDVTKGHIHYPQAIEPLLASTVVPDNTPTVFKFRVWLEAGQTPRFIFPNGPYESRASVVTINKRYKDEFKADVGSSGVGRAHILLEGKLPHIRISDIKINGPVPEEKGGAEEIAVFGKDGFQEAHALEQLDAFAEKAYRRPLTDADRQPIKALYEKRLAEKNTPRQAALDALKLILCSPSFLYLSEITAESEKTLSPYDLASRLAYALWAAPPDAALLASAKSGKLTQDAELKKQIQRMLADERVTGFIGGFLDSWLNLRELGGMPPPREVVRSYYAEDLPTSMKTEASLFFRDMLKTNGSVLQFIDCDHSFVDKKLARLYDLPEQKTLRLADGFKKVSFKGDAHRGGLLGMAAVLTVSANGVETSPVTRGVWVTENILGVPPPPPPDVVPAIDPDVSGATTIRDRLAKHRADAACAECHRKIDPLGFSLESFDPVGRWRTKYPQVNKKTPAPKIDTTGEFPSGETYTDFASFKKVIHDTRADLFSRHLIRQVLTYTTGRTMELNDDFIIDKLHDKVKKQGLGLNTLLVECLMSEVFRSR
- a CDS encoding DUF1552 domain-containing protein, which gives rise to MNRRRFILQSLGTSLALPGLPSLMAANVGGNSALKATKGAGAGARRFVAIGNLLGYQTKQLFPTTKGRDYEKTTLLEPLWDIRDHMTVFRGLDHGVKGGHFAVHSFLSGVLNSEAQNRPDGNVTIDQYLADEIGFETRFPSLTVGSEGGIHGGCQIAWTKSGVRVPPVTNPSQLFEKLFVSDSKERQARRVQENQVQASILDSVLDEANRLSKRVNKEDKDKLDEYLTSVRDVEKRLELRQRWVSQPKPKAPFDKPANHNAVEDLPILYELIALALQTDSTRIATLEIGGDFMPQHLGIKKDWHGLSHHGNDPEAIASLITLEKYQIEHFGKFVARLSKMKDGDRTLLDSTTVLFGSGMGDGNSHKNSDLPILLAGGGYKHGEFREVPREGINKVPLCNLFVDIAQKMGVETDSFGNSTGRFS
- a CDS encoding alpha/beta hydrolase family protein, with protein sequence MRSLALLSLLALTAPLLAQQPPYDVFPAADPPYYRVRYEASTTPGELIFPVNYTVWVPPGVKKLRGVIVHQHGCGEGSCKSGLTGAFDLHWQALAKKHGCALLAPSYEQPEKADCQMWCDPRNGSDKAFQKALADLGAKSGHPELSKVPWALWGHSGGGHWTGGMTILHPDRVAAACPRSGVPLLEENPTRPTIKAYTLPDAISGVPIMCNLGTKEGVTVKEGRFAGAWAANEKFFTAVRAKGGLIGISVDPFTSHECGNQRYFTILWLDACLSARLPEQSGDPLKPMPTKNAWLAPLLGTEATPSEKFAGDKAQALWLPNEAIAKAWMTYVKDTAIADTTPPPAPTGLEVKDNVLTWKAEADLESGLAHFIIMRDGEQVGTVPEQPKNPFGRPIFQGLQYSDTPTNPLVEMRFADTKAEAGKKHQYRVISVNTAGLKSE